In Caldisphaera lagunensis DSM 15908, a single genomic region encodes these proteins:
- a CDS encoding galactokinase gives MPKVFSPGRVNIIGEHTDYSFGYVMPMAINLGNYFEYIPYNKIKIRSDAYNEEIELDLSEVNKKQNKWIDYVLGIYNALYKINLKPGGINGRIYGNLPISSGLSSSASIELAIITALNYTYKLNLDKIQMALIGKKAENEFVGVPSGILDQFAIEFGKRGYTIFLDTENLFYEYIPFPMDISIIVYNTGVKRELAKTEYTERKRIVEESLKYLNKKSSKEITEKELEKLNSLYKKRMGYIIRENRRVLIARDALKENNLDLLGKILVESHKDIAENYEVSSKELDFIVNRAVKYGALGARLTGAGFGGSAIILAYKDKAEIIANNIHSEYIREFKYNSFYNIVESNDGSMVVEK, from the coding sequence ATGCCAAAGGTATTTTCTCCTGGAAGAGTAAATATAATAGGAGAGCATACAGATTATTCTTTTGGATATGTTATGCCTATGGCAATAAATTTGGGGAATTATTTTGAATATATTCCTTATAATAAAATTAAAATTCGTTCTGATGCATATAATGAAGAAATAGAATTAGATTTAAGTGAAGTTAATAAAAAACAAAACAAATGGATTGATTATGTATTAGGTATATACAATGCGCTTTATAAAATTAACCTAAAACCTGGAGGTATTAATGGAAGAATATATGGTAACTTACCTATAAGCTCTGGGTTAAGCTCTAGTGCAAGTATTGAATTGGCAATAATTACTGCGTTAAACTATACATACAAATTAAACCTAGATAAAATCCAAATGGCTTTGATAGGAAAAAAGGCAGAAAATGAATTTGTTGGCGTTCCTTCTGGGATACTAGATCAATTTGCAATAGAATTCGGGAAAAGAGGTTATACAATTTTTTTGGATACAGAAAATTTATTCTATGAATACATACCATTTCCAATGGATATATCAATAATAGTTTATAATACTGGTGTAAAGAGAGAACTTGCAAAAACTGAATATACAGAAAGGAAGAGAATTGTTGAAGAAAGCTTAAAATATCTTAATAAAAAATCATCTAAGGAAATAACAGAAAAAGAATTAGAGAAATTAAACAGCTTATATAAGAAAAGGATGGGATATATAATAAGAGAAAATAGAAGAGTATTAATTGCAAGAGATGCCCTGAAAGAAAATAATCTTGATTTGCTAGGAAAAATTCTTGTAGAATCACACAAAGATATAGCTGAAAACTATGAAGTTAGCAGTAAAGAGCTTGACTTTATAGTAAATAGGGCAGTAAAATATGGTGCTCTTGGTGCTAGATTAACTGGAGCAGGATTTGGGGGGTCTGCAATAATATTGGCATATAAAGATAAGGCTGAAATTATTGCTAATAATATACATAGTGAATATATCAGGGAATTCAAATATAATTCTTTCTATAACATAGTTGAAAGCAACGATGGATCTATGGTTGTAGAAAAATAA
- the galT gene encoding galactose-1-phosphate uridylyltransferase: protein MRELRYNPITGQWIMVSSVRRERRWRPTNYCPFCPGAEETGYGWDTLVLLNKFAVLSFESEDVKSKGFYRKTKANGECGVIIETPIHDIKDLDEFSIEQLVKVIKQWINITEKYIKDKRIIYLMIFRNKGEEIGVSLTHPHGQYYAMPFIPLRIRNMIQNSRNYFKRYNECIFCKIIKEEAREKVRVIYENQNFITFLPYYASWPFELHIYPKNHLQYITQLNEDQIIDFADALKLSLSVLNNLFNREMPYSFALIQAPLRGNYHDIFHMHLEIYPILRDKDKIKYAAGIEMSTWDFTYDGVPEENAKMLKETCKKINKPYKGKCVD, encoded by the coding sequence TTGAGAGAGCTTAGATATAATCCAATAACTGGCCAATGGATTATGGTATCTTCTGTAAGGAGGGAAAGGAGATGGAGACCAACGAATTACTGTCCATTTTGTCCCGGAGCAGAAGAAACTGGATATGGATGGGATACGTTAGTTTTACTAAATAAATTTGCAGTCCTAAGCTTTGAATCTGAAGATGTAAAGAGCAAAGGATTCTATAGAAAAACAAAAGCTAATGGGGAATGTGGGGTTATTATAGAAACACCTATTCATGATATTAAAGATTTGGATGAATTTTCAATAGAGCAATTGGTTAAAGTCATTAAGCAATGGATAAATATAACAGAAAAATATATCAAAGATAAGAGAATAATATATTTAATGATATTCAGAAATAAAGGTGAAGAAATAGGGGTTAGTTTAACACATCCTCACGGGCAATATTATGCTATGCCTTTTATTCCGCTAAGGATAAGAAACATGATACAAAATTCCAGAAATTACTTTAAAAGATATAATGAATGTATATTTTGCAAGATTATAAAAGAGGAAGCAAGAGAAAAGGTTAGAGTAATTTATGAAAATCAAAACTTTATAACTTTTTTACCATATTATGCAAGTTGGCCGTTTGAATTGCACATATATCCAAAAAATCATTTACAATATATAACTCAATTAAATGAAGACCAAATTATTGATTTTGCTGATGCATTAAAATTGTCCTTAAGTGTTTTAAACAACTTATTTAACAGAGAAATGCCATATTCGTTTGCTTTAATACAAGCACCTTTGAGGGGAAATTATCATGATATATTCCATATGCATTTAGAAATATACCCGATACTTAGAGATAAGGATAAAATAAAATATGCAGCGGGAATAGAAATGAGCACTTGGGATTTCACATATGATGGAGTACCTGAAGAAAATGCAAAAATGCTTAAGGAAACATGCAAAAAAATTAATAAACCATATAAAGGCAAATGTGTAGATTGA
- the glcV gene encoding glucose ABC transporter ATP-binding protein GlcV, with amino-acid sequence MAKVILKELTKIFKKGKALIYAANKVSLEVNDGESFGILGPSGGGKTTLLRLIAGLEVPTDGYIYFDNVMVSAPNKVIIDPADRGIAMVFQNWALYPNMTIFDNIAFPLRNQKVPKAEISKKVNEVAEILNIKNVLDHYPREVSGGQMQRAALARALVKNPKLLLLDEPFSNLDAQIRDSARALVKKIQKELKLTTIIVSHDPADIFSIAEQVGVIFNGILVQKGNASEIYDNPVNVTVSRLLGDINIIKAEINNNAINLGNIIIPINNRKIEKQVVYIGIRPEDIRISDSNEIPEFVNVGKVKVKVTSYVAGIFKAVVSPINDESIEFDVNTERHIKAGTEMNLFVRTNKIKIFDEKGNKI; translated from the coding sequence ATGGCAAAAGTTATCCTAAAGGAGCTCACGAAGATTTTTAAGAAAGGAAAAGCATTAATATATGCTGCAAACAAGGTTTCTCTAGAGGTAAATGATGGAGAGTCTTTTGGTATACTAGGCCCTAGCGGAGGAGGAAAAACTACACTTCTAAGGCTTATCGCTGGGTTAGAGGTACCTACAGATGGATACATATATTTTGACAATGTAATGGTTTCTGCACCTAATAAAGTTATAATAGATCCAGCTGATAGAGGAATAGCAATGGTTTTCCAGAACTGGGCCCTCTATCCAAACATGACAATTTTTGATAATATAGCATTTCCCCTAAGAAATCAAAAAGTACCTAAAGCAGAAATAAGTAAAAAAGTAAATGAAGTTGCAGAGATCTTAAATATAAAGAATGTATTAGACCATTATCCAAGAGAAGTTTCTGGAGGTCAAATGCAAAGAGCTGCTTTAGCAAGGGCTTTAGTAAAAAATCCTAAATTATTACTCCTAGACGAGCCTTTCAGTAACCTAGATGCACAAATAAGAGATAGTGCAAGGGCTTTAGTAAAAAAGATCCAGAAAGAATTAAAGCTAACAACTATAATTGTTTCTCATGATCCAGCAGATATATTCTCTATTGCTGAACAAGTAGGAGTAATTTTTAATGGCATTTTGGTTCAAAAGGGGAATGCTTCTGAAATCTATGATAACCCAGTAAATGTAACAGTTTCACGTTTATTAGGTGATATAAACATTATTAAAGCAGAAATAAATAATAACGCAATTAATCTAGGAAATATTATAATTCCAATAAACAATAGAAAAATAGAAAAACAAGTTGTATATATAGGAATTAGACCTGAGGATATTAGAATATCAGATTCTAATGAGATTCCTGAGTTTGTAAATGTAGGTAAAGTTAAGGTTAAAGTTACAAGCTATGTGGCAGGTATATTTAAGGCCGTTGTTAGTCCAATTAATGATGAATCTATTGAGTTTGACGTAAACACGGAAAGACATATAAAGGCGGGAACTGAGATGAATTTGTTTGTTAGAACAAACAAAATAAAGATATTTGATGAAAAAGGAAATAAGATCTAA